A stretch of the Vitis riparia cultivar Riparia Gloire de Montpellier isolate 1030 chromosome 13, EGFV_Vit.rip_1.0, whole genome shotgun sequence genome encodes the following:
- the LOC117927985 gene encoding MDIS1-interacting receptor like kinase 2-like has protein sequence MLYEHIIEGTEDFNSKNCIGTGGYGTVYKAELPTGQVVAVKKLHSTQDGDMADLKAFQSEIHALAGIRHRNIVKLYGFCSCSQNSFLVYEFMEKGSLRNILRNKEEVTEFDWVLRLNVVKGMAEALSYMHHDCSPPLIHRDISSSNVLLDSEYVAHVSDFGTARLLKSDSSNWTSFAGTFGYIAPELAYGSKVDSKTDVYSFGVVTLETILGKHPGELISSLFSSASSSSSSPSTVYHLLLNEEIDQRLSPPMNQVAEEVVVAVKLALSCLHSNPQSRPTMRQVCQALSTRWPPLSKPFSMITLGELLGHGGETT, from the exons ATGTTATATGAACACATCATTGAGGGGACTGAAGATTtcaactcaaaaaattgtattgGCACTGGAGGATATGGAACTGTTTACAAGGCCGAGTTGCCTACAGGTCAAGTTGTTGCTGTGAAAAAACTTCACTCAACACAAGATGGAGATATGGCTGATCTGAAAGCTTTCCAAAGTGAGATTCATGCTTTAGCAGGCATACGGCATCGCAACATTGTCAAGCTTTATGGCTTTTGTTCATGTTCACAAAACTCATTTTTGGTTTATGAGTTCATGGAAAAGGGAAGTTTGAGAAACATTCTAAGGAACAAGGAAGAAGTAACAGAGTTTGATTGGGTTTTGAGGCTAAATGTTGTCAAAGGCATGGCTGAAGCTTTATCTTATATGCACCATGATTGCTCCCCTCCTTTAATTCACCGAGACATATCGAGCAGCAATGTTCTATTAGATTCAGAATATGTAGCTCATGTATCCGACTTCGGCACAGCTCGGCTTCTGAAGTCAGACTCATCTAATTGGACTTCATTTGCAGGAACTTTTGGTTATATTGCTCCAG AACTTGCTTATGGCTCCAAGGTGGACAGTAAAACagatgtttatagctttggaGTGGTAACATTGGAAACAATTTTGGGAAAGCATCCTGGGGAACTCATCTCATCGCTCTTTTCATCAGCGTCCTCGTCATCCTCATCACCATCAACTGTTTATCATTTACTGTTGAATGAAGAGATAGACCAACGTCTCTCACCTCCTATGAATCAAGTGGCTGAGGAAGTAGTGGTTGCAGTGAAGTTAGCACTTTCATGCTTGCATTCTAATCCCCAATCTCGACCAACCATGCGACAAGTTTGTCAAGCACTCTCAACACGGTGGCCGCCATTGTCAAAACCATTCTCCATGATTACTTTAGGCGAACTGCTTGGTCATGGAGGTGAAACTACTTGA